GTTACCGGGGGCGTTCTCGGGGGCAAAGAGCGGATGCAGGCTGACGTGTTCGCGCTCGGGAGCGACTGCCTCCATCGCCTCGATCGGCGCGCCCATGACGCCGCTGACGTCCGCGAGCGCCCGGTCCGCGAGCGGAGCGTACAGTTCGATCACACGCTCGACGGCCGGGATCGGCACGGCCAGACAGACGATATCGAAGCGCTCTGCGGTCTCCTCGGGGATCGCCCGGCCGCCGACCGCGTCCGCGGCCTCCCGGGCAGCCTCGGCCTCGCGGTCGACGAACGCGACCCGTCCCTCCTCGCCGACGACCTCGCCGAACCACCGACCCATCGCCCCCGCGCCGACGATCAGTACGTCCATCGCCCCCACGTTGCGCGCCGGTCGAAAAAGGCGTTGGCATCCGCGCCGCTCGTAACCACACCCGAACGTGCAAAAAACGGCGGATGCTACGCCGTCGGGGGCGTCGCCTCGCGGGTCCCCACGTAGCCACAGTCGGGACATGTCTCGTAACCCTGGACGTTCGCCAACCGCACCCCACACTCTGGGCAGTGCATCGCACTCGCTATGGGATTCGACGGAGCATAAATATGGGTACGACGATCGACGAATACCCTCGTGTGCCGCGTCTCAGAGCACGAGTTCCTCGGGGTAGTCGGTGAGGTTTTCGCACCCGTCTTCTGTGACGGCCACGAGGTCCTCGATGCGAACGCCGCCGACCTCGGGGTCGTAGAGGCCCGGTTCGACGGTGATGACGTGGCCGGGCTTCAGTTCCGCGCCGCCGGGGGCCAATCGGGGGAGTTCGTGGACGTCGAGGCCGATCCCGTGGCCCGTCGAGTGGATGAAGCCCGTCTCGGTCGCGGGGTTCTCTCGAAGGGTCGGCAGGCCAGCGTCCTCGTAGACGTCACAGACGGCGTCGTGGACCTCCTCGCCCGTGACACCGGGTTCGACCGCGGCGAGGGCCGCTTCCTTGGCTTCGGCCGTGAGGTCGTACCACTCGCGGGCGCGCGCCGAGGGCTCGCCCACCGAGAAGGTCCGGGTCATATCGGCGTGGTAGTTCGTGGCCTTGTTCTTGGGGAAGACGTCGATCACGATCGTTTCGTTCGAGCGGAGCGGCCCGCTGCCGCCGTCGTGGGGGTCGGCGGCGTCGATCCCACAGGCGACGATCGTCTCGTCGAGGGCGTGGTCCCGTTCGAGGAGCGCGATCTCGATCTCCCGACGGACGCGCTCGCTGGTCAGTTCCCGACCGTCGTGAATCAGGAGTCCGTCCTCGACGCTCGCCTCCCGCAGGAGCGTCTCGGCGCGCTCCATCGCCCGCTCGTTGGCGCGCTGGGCGTCCCTGATGGACTCGATCTCCGCGTCGGTCTTCGTCGCGCGGATCCCGGTGAGCACGCCGTCGGTTTCGGCCTCAACGCCGATATCGCGCTCGCGCAACCCGTCGGCACTCGCGAGTGGGAAGCGCGCGGGAACCGAAAGGGAGGAGACGCCGTGGTCGACGAGGAAGTCCGCGAGCATTCGGTCCCGTTCCTCGGGCGAGCCGTACTGGTAGTCGTAGTCCGCATACCGGGAGACCGAGTCGGCGCGACTCTCCTTTTTCGCGCGGCCGTATTCGAGCCCGGAGACCAGCAGGTGGGTCTCACCAGTGAAAAGGGTGAAAAACGGGTCGTGGGCGTCGAACCCCGAGAGGTAGCGCTGGTCCGAATCCGAGGAATCGGCGTCGATCAGGTAGCCGTCGTCGCCGGCGTCCGCGAGAAACGAGTCGAGGGCCGAGAGGTCCGGGTCCATGTCCCGTATCGGGGACGAACCGTCAAAACGGTACGGATGACCGTCCATCGAGGGGCCGGGATTCAGACCGGCATGCATTGGCGTGGCCAACGTTTACCCGTCCGAAAGGGTCAGTGTCTATCGAATCCGACATGTCACACTTGCGTATCGAAGGGACCGGCGATTCGACTCACTCGATCGAACAACCGATAGTTTCGTGGTAGAAACCCGAACCGAAGACGGGACGGGACGGGGAGAACGGCGCGATACGACCAGCGGCTTCTTCCAGCGCTACGGGCTGGCGTTCGTGATGGTCGCGAGCGTCGTCGGGGCCGGCTCGATCTTCGTCGCCAGCTCGGCGGGGATTCAGTACGGCTACACCCTCATCTGGGCGTTCGTCGGCGTGGCGCTGATCGGGGTCATGGCTCAGGACATGAGCGCCCGACTCGAGATCTTCGGCGAGCCGCTGGGAGCGTTCATGCGCCGGAAGTTCGGCGAGCGTCTCGCCGTGGCGATCGGGTTCGTCCTCTCGATCGGGGCGTTCCTGTGGGTGATCGAACTGACGGCCGCGACCGCCAAGGGGATCGCCGTCCTCACTGGCGGCGCGATCGGGTGGATGCCACTCGCGATCGCCGTCACGGTCCTCTCGATCCTCACGGGCGTGTTGAACTACGATGGGCTCGAACGGGTCATGACGGCCATGCTGTTCGTGCTGTTCGGCGCGTACCTCGTCGTGACCGGCGCGAGCGCGCCCTCGCCCGTCGGTATCGCCTCGGGGCTGGTGCCCGCCTTCCCGGGTCCCGGCGCGCTCGGTCTCACGGCGTCGATCCTCGGCTCGACGGCGATCTGGTCGAACTTCTTCCTCGAGTCGAACCTCGTCGAGGAGAAAGACTGGACGGGCGCGGAGGACGTCCCCGCGATGCGCCGGGACCTGCTTTTGGGCTACGGCATCGCGGCGATACTGATCGTGCTGGTGTTGATCGTCTGTGCGGCGGTGTTGCGCCCCGCCGGCTACGACCAGTTGGGGAGCTTCATCACGCCGGGCCTCGCGCTCGCCGAGACCATCGGCCAGTGGGCGATGGTGCTGTTTCTGGTCGGCGCGGCCGCCGCCGCGTTCAACAGCATCATGCCGGTGGTGTGGTCGGTCGTCTACCTCTTCGAGAACGCCCGCGGGAAGGACGTCGACAGCGCCGACCGCTCGTTCAAACTGCTGTATACGGTCGGCGCCGCCTTCGGCGTTCTCGGGCCGGTGATTAGCCTGACGACCGGGATGAGCGTCGTCGACATGATCGTCCTGTTCCCGGCCTACAGCGGGATCGTCTCGCTTCCGGTAACCGCCGTACTGCTGTTCTGGGCGATCAACAGCGAGGCGGTCATGGGCGAACACACCAACGGAACCGTCTCGAACGCCGTCAACGCCGTGCTCGTCGTGCTCGCGTTCGTCCTGGCGGCGCTGTCGGCTCCGGACCTGCTCAGTTCGCTCGGCGTGCTTCCGTGAGGGCCAACGCCTGCGATCTTCACGCGCCGATGTCGGCCCGCGAGAACCGGAACCGGGCGAGCGCCACCAGCGCGACGACCGCGACCAGCAACGCGGCGGCCCCGACGAGGTCGTAACTCCCCTCGACGAGGATCGCAGTCGGGTCGTAGTAGTGCGTGGGGCTGGCGTAGCCGAGCCACTCGAAGCCGTCCGTACTCGCCGAGACCGACTCGACGAGAAAGAGCACGAACACGAGCGCGATGGCGATCCGTTTCGCGACGTCGGCGCGCGAGACCAGCACGGAGAGTACCAGCCCGATCGCCCCGCAGGCGAGCAGATAGGGGATCGACAGGAGGTGGACCATCGCGAGGTCGACGAGGTCGATCGACTGGCCGATCGCGAGCACGCCGACGTAGACGGCGACGGCGACGACGGCGTTGAGCGCGAGGACGGGTACTGCAAGCGAGAGGAACTTCTCGACGAGGACGCGCGACCGGGAAACCGGCAGCGAGAGGGTGAGGTCCATCCGGTCGCGCTCGACGTCGCTCGCGATCAGCCCGGCGGCGCTGTACGCGAAGTACAGCCCGAGTAAGAGCAGCCAGATGAACTGGTAGATCTCGACGGCGAGAAACCCCTCGACCGTGCTGAGGGTGGCGATCCCGAACGCCTCCTGAACGGCGGGCGGGTACGCCGCGAGCATGGCGTCGATGTCGACGTCGGCCGAGTCTAGTGACGGGAAGAAGGCGACGAACACCAGCGCGAGGACGGCAATTCCGACGGCGAGCGCGGTAGTCCCGCGCAGTCGCTTTTTCACCTCGTAGCGGGCGATCTCAAGCATCGAGCGCCTCCGCGTGCGGTGTCGAGGAGTCACGCTCCGGGACGGTGTCCTCGCCGTAGTAGTGCATGAACACGTCCTCCAACGGCGGTTCCTTGATCTCGACGTCGAGGACGTCGTAGTTCGCGAGGTGGTTCAGGAGGGCGTTGTACTCGCCGACGTAGGTGAACGTCACGGTGCTGTCGCTCATCCGTCTGTCGAGCATTCCGTCGGTGAGAAACGCCTCGTCGGGGTCGTCCGCGAGCCGAACGCGGACGCGTTTGCCGCCGCGGTCCAAGAGCGTCTCGACGTCCTCAAGCGCAACGAGTCGCCCCTCCCGAAGGATCGCGATCCGATCGCAGATCCGCCGGACGTCGCTCAGGACGTGCGAGGAGAAGAACACTGTCGTCCCGCGCTCGCGCTCGGTTTCGAGGAAGGCGTGAAACGCCTCCTGTTTCAGTGGGTCGAGGCCCGAGGTCGGCTCGTCCATGATCACGAGATCCGGGTCGTGCATGAACGCTTGGACGATGCCGAGCATCTGTTCGTTGCCCGTCGAATACTCGCGAATCTCGCGCTCTACGGGCGGCGTAAACAACTCCAAGAGCTCCTCGCGACGCTCGCCGCCTTTGATCGCGGCGTGGTGGTCGAGCACCTGCTCGCCGGTCATCCCCTCGTCGAACCCCAGGTCGGCGGGGAGATAGCCGATCCGGCGTTTGGCCTCGATCAGCGCCGCCTCATCACGGATGTCCGCCCCGAGGACCTGCGCGGTGCCCTCCGTGGGCGAGAGCAGTCCCAACAACGTTCGGATGGTCGTCGTTTTGCCCGCCCCGTTGGGGCCCAGAAACCCGAAGACCTCGCCTTCCTCGACCGAAAAGGAGAGCGAATCGATAGCGACGACCCCGCCGTCGCCGTATCGTTTCGTGAGATCGGTCACTTCGATGGGTGCCATACCCCAAGCTACGCTTTGTGACTGCATATCTATTCTGGTCACGAAGTCATGACCGATGAACGAGATAGTTATTCAGTCACAGACCGAAGGGGACGTATGCGAGGGTTCGACGACGAGGAACGCGAGCGCATCGAAGAGGAGCTGGTCGAGACGGGGCGCGAACGCCTCGTTCGCTACGGGCCCGCAAAGACGAACGTCGTCGACATCACGGAGCCCGTCGGCATCGCGAAGAGCACCTTCTACCGGTTTTTCGACACCAAGGCCGAGCTCTACGTCGAGATCTACCGCCGGGAGGTAGCGGAGTTCGCCGAGGGAACACGGGCCGAAATCGACGAGGCCGACTCGTCACGCGAGGGGCTCGAAGCGCTCTTTCGCTCCTACGCAGGGTGGCTAGAGGACAACCCGTTCGTCCAGCGGATGGTCGTCCAGAGCGATTACCGGTCGTTCTATCAGGACGTGCCGGACGAGACGATGGAGGCCATCCAGCGGGAGGGGTTGGCCGAGTTCGAGGCGGTCTTCGAGCCGCTCCGCGAGCGCGAGGGGGGACTGCGTGAGGACGTCGAGACCATAGAGCTGTTGGGGCTGCTCTCGCTGATCGGTCTCCTCGTGATCCATCGCGAGGAGTACGATAACTACAACGCCTCGTACTACGAGCGGGTGCGGGACTTGCTGATCGAGACGCTTGCGCGCGGGCTCGTCGGTTAAGGGTTCGCCGCTCCCAGCACCTTGACCTCGATCTCGTGGGCCCCCTCGTCGGTGTCGATTTCGAGGCGCTCGACGAACGCGTTCGTCGCGCCCTCGCGCCACGTCCGGACCCGCTGGACGTGGCGGTCGTGGTGCAGCTCCGTCGAGTAGCTCAGTTCTGGGTCAGCGCGGATCTCGGCTTCGGTGTCGGCCGGTTCGGGATACGCGGGCAGGCGCTCGGGATCGAAGAGATCGCCCGGGGCGACGTGGATCGCCCCCGAGTCGTCGGGGTCCCCAAGGTGGAGGCGAGCACGCATCCGCCCGGCGAACGGCGGCGTGATCCGTAACACGGGGTCGGCGGAACTTCGCTCGCTCGCCTCGTAGGCCGAGACGGCGTCCTCGGCGGTGACGGCGATCGAGCGAATCCGTCGGGGATCCGCGGACATGGTGTGGGATATGCGTCCAGCGCCTTGGCGTTGTCGCCACCGATAGCGTGATAGTACGAGAGGCTCACGCTCGCGCATGGACGTCACCATTACCCGCGCTTCGCTCCGCGGGACCGCGCAGGCCCCACCCTCGAAGAGCTACACGCACAGAGCCATCCTCGCGGCGGGCTACGCCTCGGGTGCGACGGTGTACGACCCGCTCGACAGCGCCGACCCCCACGCGACCGCCCGCGCCATCGAGGCCTTCGGCGGCGACGTGAGCGCTGTCGACGGTGGCTTCGCGGTCGAGGGCTTTGCAGGAGTCCCCGACGTGCCCGCAAACGTCATCGACTGTGGGAACAGCGGCACGACGATGCGACTCGTCACGGGAACCGCGGCCCTCGCGGACGGGATCACCGTCCTCACCGGCGACGACTCGCTTCGCTCGCGCCCGCAGGGCCCCCTTCTCGACGCCATCGAGGGGTTGGGAGGGCGGGCCGAGAGCACCCGCGGCAACGGGCAAGCCCCCTTGGTAATCGAAGGGCCAGTCTCGGGAGGACGCGTCTCGATCCCCGGCGACGTTTCGTCCCAATACATCACCGCCCTGTTGATGGCCGGTGCGGTCACCGAAGAGGGGATCGAGATCGACCTCGAAACCGAACTGAAATCCGCGCCATACGTCGACATCACGCTCGAAGTCCTCTCGGCGTTCGGTGTCGAGGCCGAACCCGTGGGGGCCGACGGCGGCGAGGTTCGCTCGGCCGGCGCATCGGGCTTCCGGGTCCCAGGCGGACAGACCTACGAGCCCGAGGGCGGCGAGTACCACGTTCCCGGCGACTTCTCCTCGATCTCCTATCTGCTGGCGGCGGGCGTGCTTGCCGCCGACGAGGGCCTGACGGTCCGCGGTGCCCAGCCGAGCGCGCAGGGCGACACGGCGATCGTCGGGATCGCAGAGCGCATGGGCGGGGACGTACAGTGGGACCGCGAGGCGGGCGAGATCGAGGTCTCGAAATCCGAGCTCTCGGGGATCACCGTCGACGTTGGGGACACGCCCGACCTCCTGCCGACGATCGCGACACTGGGAGCAGTGGCCGACGGCGAGACACGGATCACGAACTGCGAACACGTCCGGTATAAGGAGACCGACCGGGTGAGCGCGATGGCGACCGAATTGGGGAAGCTGGGTGCGAGCGTTACCGAGTACGAGGACGAGCTCGTGGTGCACGGCGAGGACTCGGAGCTCTCGGGCGCGATCGTCGATGGCTACGACGACCACCGGATCGTCATGGCGCTCTCGCTCGCGGGACTGGTTGCGGAGGGGGAAACGGTGGTTCGGGGAGCCGAACACGTCGACGTCTCGTTTCCCGACTTCTTCGACGTGCTTTATGACCTCGGAGCCACCATCCAGCGACAATGAACGGCAACACCTTCGGCAGGCTGTTCCAGGTGACGACCTTTGGCGAGAGCCACGGCGAGGCGATGGGCTGTACGGTGTCGGGCTGTCCCGCGGGCCTCGAACTCACGGAAAAGGACATCCAGGGCGATCTGGATCGGCGAAAGCCCGGCCAGTCGATGATCACCACCAGCCGGGGCGAACCCGACGCCGTCTCGATCAAATCCGGTACCCAGGACGGCTATACGACGGGGACGCCCATCGGGATGGTCATCCAGAACAAGGACGCCCGCTCGGGCAAGTACGAACCCTTCATCACCGCGCCGCGGCCCAGTCACGGCGACTTCACCTACTCGGCGAAGTTCGGCACGCGCAACTGGGGTGGCGGTGGGCGCTCCTCCGCGCGCGAGACGGTCAACTGGGTCGCCGCGGGCGCGATCGCGAAGAAAATCCTCTCGGCCCAGGGCGTCGAGATCAAAGCCCACGTCAACCGGATCGGGGACGTCGAGGCCGAGGGCGTGAGCTTCGAGGAGATGGTCGAGCACAGCGAGGAGAACGCCGTCCGGTGTGGCGATCCCGCGGTCGCCGCGGAGATGCAGGCGCTGATCGAGGAGTTCCAGGAGGCGGGCGACTCCATCGGCGGCTCGATCGAGTTCGAGATCCGGGGCGCGCCCCGCGGACTCGGCGCACCACGATTCGACTCGCTTCCCGCACGACTCGGCCAAGCGATGATGAGCGTCCCCGCGACGACCGCCTTCGAGTTCGGTCTCGGGCGGGAGGCAAGCGAGTACTCGGGCTCGGAGCGAAACGAGGACTGGCAGTTCGACGAGGAAGGCGACCCGGTCCCCGTCGGCAACGATCACGGCGGCATCCAGGGCGGGATCAGTACTGGAGAACCGATCACCGGCGAGGTGACGCTTCACGCGCCG
The DNA window shown above is from Halalkalicoccus jeotgali B3 and carries:
- a CDS encoding M24 family metallopeptidase, whose protein sequence is MDPDLSALDSFLADAGDDGYLIDADSSDSDQRYLSGFDAHDPFFTLFTGETHLLVSGLEYGRAKKESRADSVSRYADYDYQYGSPEERDRMLADFLVDHGVSSLSVPARFPLASADGLRERDIGVEAETDGVLTGIRATKTDAEIESIRDAQRANERAMERAETLLREASVEDGLLIHDGRELTSERVRREIEIALLERDHALDETIVACGIDAADPHDGGSGPLRSNETIVIDVFPKNKATNYHADMTRTFSVGEPSARAREWYDLTAEAKEAALAAVEPGVTGEEVHDAVCDVYEDAGLPTLRENPATETGFIHSTGHGIGLDVHELPRLAPGGAELKPGHVITVEPGLYDPEVGGVRIEDLVAVTEDGCENLTDYPEELVL
- a CDS encoding NRAMP family divalent metal transporter, with the translated sequence MVETRTEDGTGRGERRDTTSGFFQRYGLAFVMVASVVGAGSIFVASSAGIQYGYTLIWAFVGVALIGVMAQDMSARLEIFGEPLGAFMRRKFGERLAVAIGFVLSIGAFLWVIELTAATAKGIAVLTGGAIGWMPLAIAVTVLSILTGVLNYDGLERVMTAMLFVLFGAYLVVTGASAPSPVGIASGLVPAFPGPGALGLTASILGSTAIWSNFFLESNLVEEKDWTGAEDVPAMRRDLLLGYGIAAILIVLVLIVCAAVLRPAGYDQLGSFITPGLALAETIGQWAMVLFLVGAAAAAFNSIMPVVWSVVYLFENARGKDVDSADRSFKLLYTVGAAFGVLGPVISLTTGMSVVDMIVLFPAYSGIVSLPVTAVLLFWAINSEAVMGEHTNGTVSNAVNAVLVVLAFVLAALSAPDLLSSLGVLP
- a CDS encoding ABC transporter permease subunit, whose product is MLEIARYEVKKRLRGTTALAVGIAVLALVFVAFFPSLDSADVDIDAMLAAYPPAVQEAFGIATLSTVEGFLAVEIYQFIWLLLLGLYFAYSAAGLIASDVERDRMDLTLSLPVSRSRVLVEKFLSLAVPVLALNAVVAVAVYVGVLAIGQSIDLVDLAMVHLLSIPYLLACGAIGLVLSVLVSRADVAKRIAIALVFVLFLVESVSASTDGFEWLGYASPTHYYDPTAILVEGSYDLVGAAALLVAVVALVALARFRFSRADIGA
- a CDS encoding ABC transporter ATP-binding protein, which gives rise to MAPIEVTDLTKRYGDGGVVAIDSLSFSVEEGEVFGFLGPNGAGKTTTIRTLLGLLSPTEGTAQVLGADIRDEAALIEAKRRIGYLPADLGFDEGMTGEQVLDHHAAIKGGERREELLELFTPPVEREIREYSTGNEQMLGIVQAFMHDPDLVIMDEPTSGLDPLKQEAFHAFLETERERGTTVFFSSHVLSDVRRICDRIAILREGRLVALEDVETLLDRGGKRVRVRLADDPDEAFLTDGMLDRRMSDSTVTFTYVGEYNALLNHLANYDVLDVEIKEPPLEDVFMHYYGEDTVPERDSSTPHAEALDA
- a CDS encoding TetR/AcrR family transcriptional regulator, with protein sequence MRGFDDEERERIEEELVETGRERLVRYGPAKTNVVDITEPVGIAKSTFYRFFDTKAELYVEIYRREVAEFAEGTRAEIDEADSSREGLEALFRSYAGWLEDNPFVQRMVVQSDYRSFYQDVPDETMEAIQREGLAEFEAVFEPLREREGGLREDVETIELLGLLSLIGLLVIHREEYDNYNASYYERVRDLLIETLARGLVG
- the aroA gene encoding 3-phosphoshikimate 1-carboxyvinyltransferase, which codes for MDVTITRASLRGTAQAPPSKSYTHRAILAAGYASGATVYDPLDSADPHATARAIEAFGGDVSAVDGGFAVEGFAGVPDVPANVIDCGNSGTTMRLVTGTAALADGITVLTGDDSLRSRPQGPLLDAIEGLGGRAESTRGNGQAPLVIEGPVSGGRVSIPGDVSSQYITALLMAGAVTEEGIEIDLETELKSAPYVDITLEVLSAFGVEAEPVGADGGEVRSAGASGFRVPGGQTYEPEGGEYHVPGDFSSISYLLAAGVLAADEGLTVRGAQPSAQGDTAIVGIAERMGGDVQWDREAGEIEVSKSELSGITVDVGDTPDLLPTIATLGAVADGETRITNCEHVRYKETDRVSAMATELGKLGASVTEYEDELVVHGEDSELSGAIVDGYDDHRIVMALSLAGLVAEGETVVRGAEHVDVSFPDFFDVLYDLGATIQRQ
- the aroC gene encoding chorismate synthase; the protein is MNGNTFGRLFQVTTFGESHGEAMGCTVSGCPAGLELTEKDIQGDLDRRKPGQSMITTSRGEPDAVSIKSGTQDGYTTGTPIGMVIQNKDARSGKYEPFITAPRPSHGDFTYSAKFGTRNWGGGGRSSARETVNWVAAGAIAKKILSAQGVEIKAHVNRIGDVEAEGVSFEEMVEHSEENAVRCGDPAVAAEMQALIEEFQEAGDSIGGSIEFEIRGAPRGLGAPRFDSLPARLGQAMMSVPATTAFEFGLGREASEYSGSERNEDWQFDEEGDPVPVGNDHGGIQGGISTGEPITGEVTLHAPTSIPKEQTTVDWETGEEKQAQVIGRHDPVLPPRGVPVVEAMCALTVVDFMLLGGRINPDRMDGRPGEYDTDYHPSGPDEQ